A window from Bacillota bacterium encodes these proteins:
- a CDS encoding SIS domain-containing protein, which produces MWAMDAFERAIREQGEVFAQALPALAGAVAATGSVLRRWGEDGGRRGPLWIAGMGSSFHAAVAGAVAFQRRGWPALAVEAAELLHYGLGAVTPESPVLLVSQSGESAEVVALLERLRGHERLLGVTNEAGSTLGREVPLVLPLALPPDGGVAVKTFGWSLAALVLLAEEAAGGAREAGVGAAAGGARAALEEAVEHLRRDGEALFAAARAAVQLFEPGRTPVFVGRGPALATAGQAALTFQEVLARPALAMGAGQFRHGPMELFGGEVVLAAVARGSTADLVRRLAGEAETSACPVLLLDEGNGVEWAPTEAGDGYLEVPALADELAPLYDVAFFQALVGALAAREGRTPGQFQFADPVTREE; this is translated from the coding sequence GGGCGAGGTCTTCGCCCAGGCGCTTCCGGCCCTGGCGGGCGCGGTCGCGGCGACGGGGTCCGTGCTGCGCCGCTGGGGAGAGGACGGCGGGCGGCGCGGGCCGCTCTGGATCGCGGGCATGGGCAGCTCCTTCCACGCCGCGGTGGCGGGCGCCGTCGCCTTCCAGCGCCGCGGCTGGCCGGCCTTGGCCGTCGAGGCCGCCGAGCTCCTCCACTACGGCCTCGGGGCGGTGACGCCCGAGAGCCCCGTGCTGCTGGTCTCGCAGTCGGGGGAGAGCGCCGAGGTGGTCGCCCTGCTGGAGCGGCTCCGCGGTCACGAACGCCTGCTCGGGGTGACCAACGAGGCGGGCTCCACCCTGGGGCGCGAGGTCCCGCTCGTCCTTCCCCTGGCGCTCCCCCCCGACGGCGGGGTGGCCGTCAAGACCTTCGGCTGGAGCCTGGCCGCCCTGGTCCTGCTGGCGGAGGAGGCCGCCGGCGGCGCGCGCGAGGCCGGCGTCGGCGCGGCCGCGGGCGGGGCGCGGGCGGCGCTGGAGGAGGCGGTGGAGCACCTCCGCCGCGACGGGGAGGCGCTCTTCGCGGCCGCCCGCGCGGCCGTACAGCTGTTCGAGCCGGGCCGCACGCCGGTCTTCGTCGGGCGCGGCCCGGCGCTGGCCACCGCCGGCCAGGCCGCCCTCACCTTCCAGGAGGTGCTGGCCCGGCCGGCCCTGGCCATGGGCGCGGGCCAGTTCCGCCATGGTCCCATGGAGCTCTTCGGCGGGGAGGTGGTGCTGGCGGCGGTGGCGCGGGGGTCGACGGCCGACCTGGTCCGCCGGCTGGCGGGCGAGGCCGAGACCTCGGCCTGCCCGGTGCTGCTGCTGGACGAGGGGAACGGGGTGGAGTGGGCTCCCACCGAGGCGGGCGACGGCTACCTGGAGGTGCCCGCCCTGGCCGACGAGCTGGCGCCGCTCTACGACGTGGCCTTCTTCCAGGCGCTGGTCGGCGCCCTGGCCGCGCGGGAGGGGAGGACGCCCGGGCAGTTCCAGTTCGCCGACCCGGTGACGCGCGAGGAGTGA
- a CDS encoding carbohydrate kinase family protein, which translates to MRSDGNGVLLVGHLGVDLGLGPLASLPAFGQEVLVDLRTSRPGGPVTNSGAVFAALGLPWGAVSVLGADDEGRRVLAALEALGADLRGVRLLAERPTSLSLALLREDGERAFVTHLGAFATLTTAQVAESLERGRYRWLFLNGTCLLPGALLAELPALARRFRAGGGRVAVDTGWDPAGWPPERVELHRTLLAESDLFFPNLLEAAALAGLRPSPEAAAAGPRPLGVQDLREGVEALLSALAALCPGEVVLKLGSAGSALRPAGGEETLYAPATAEPLADSTGAGDAFDAAYLYALTRGLPAPRRLEFANRLVPVALRWREALRPHHLEELRRAFGL; encoded by the coding sequence GTGAGGAGCGACGGGAACGGCGTGCTGCTGGTGGGCCACCTGGGCGTCGACCTGGGGCTGGGGCCGCTCGCCTCGCTGCCCGCCTTCGGCCAGGAAGTGCTGGTCGACCTCCGCACCTCGCGCCCCGGCGGTCCGGTCACCAACTCCGGTGCCGTCTTCGCCGCGCTGGGCCTCCCCTGGGGCGCCGTCTCGGTGCTGGGCGCGGACGACGAGGGGCGCCGCGTGCTGGCAGCCCTGGAGGCGCTGGGCGCCGACCTGCGCGGCGTCCGGCTGCTGGCGGAGCGGCCGACCAGCCTCTCGCTCGCCCTCCTGCGCGAGGACGGCGAACGCGCCTTCGTCACCCATCTGGGCGCCTTCGCCACCCTGACCACGGCGCAGGTGGCCGAGAGCCTGGAGCGGGGGCGGTACCGCTGGCTCTTCCTCAACGGTACCTGCCTCCTGCCCGGCGCGCTCCTGGCGGAGCTGCCCGCGCTGGCGCGCCGCTTCCGGGCCGGGGGCGGCCGCGTGGCCGTCGACACCGGCTGGGACCCGGCCGGCTGGCCGCCCGAGCGGGTCGAGCTGCACCGCACGCTCCTGGCGGAGAGCGACCTCTTCTTCCCCAACCTGCTGGAGGCGGCCGCGCTGGCGGGCCTCCGGCCCTCCCCGGAGGCGGCGGCGGCCGGGCCGCGCCCCCTTGGCGTACAGGACCTCCGCGAAGGCGTCGAGGCGCTGCTCTCGGCCCTCGCCGCCCTCTGCCCGGGCGAGGTGGTGCTCAAGCTGGGCTCCGCCGGCTCGGCGCTCCGGCCGGCCGGCGGGGAGGAGACGCTCTACGCGCCCGCCACGGCCGAGCCGCTGGCCGACTCCACCGGCGCCGGCGACGCCTTCGACGCGGCCTACCTCTACGCCCTGACGCGAGGCCTGCCCGCTCCCCGGCGCCTGGAGTTCGCCAACCGGCTGGTGCCGGTCGCCCTCCGCTGGCGCGAGGCGCTGCGCCCGCACCATCTGGAGGAGCTCCGGCGTGCCTTCGGGCTCTGA
- a CDS encoding extracellular solute-binding protein, with protein MLTRRRTAVVALLAALAIGLGACGGSTSGGSTAGGQGSGMQPAQQTVTLRLLTMKQAAYSDQDVQAMAKGFEETHPGVQVDITFVPYESLHDKITADQASGSGVYDVVLIDGMWTGEFARAGFIRDVTDRWTPAMQSGIFESSKDIVRFNGRLYGVPWINDTKFLFYNKQMLAQAGIQQPPKTWEELLADARLLKQKGIVQYPIAWSWAQAEAVICDFGQLMFSEGGHFLDEKNQPAFQTDGGLQALQFMVQTLKDGLSNPHSISYLEDDVRQVFSQGQAAFALNWTYMYALANDPKQSKVAGQVGVVPTPAFSGKPAVGINGGMGLAITKSSAHPDLAWQLIETMSSEPVENKYAALSLPIWKDSYQQQSVIATGPELVQAAESQFARMESRPNVPWYNQMSTELQKDIQSALLMQATPQQALQRAADFTRQLAQQQ; from the coding sequence GTGCTCACCAGACGAAGGACGGCGGTCGTCGCCCTGCTGGCGGCCCTGGCCATCGGCCTGGGCGCCTGCGGCGGCTCGACCTCCGGCGGTTCGACGGCGGGCGGCCAGGGCTCCGGGATGCAGCCCGCACAGCAGACGGTGACGCTGCGGCTCCTGACCATGAAGCAGGCTGCCTACAGCGACCAGGACGTGCAGGCCATGGCCAAGGGCTTCGAAGAGACGCACCCCGGCGTCCAGGTGGACATCACCTTCGTGCCCTACGAGTCGCTCCACGACAAGATCACGGCCGACCAGGCCTCCGGCAGCGGCGTCTACGACGTGGTCCTGATCGACGGCATGTGGACCGGCGAGTTCGCCCGCGCCGGCTTCATCCGGGACGTGACCGACCGCTGGACCCCGGCCATGCAGTCCGGCATCTTCGAGTCGTCCAAGGACATCGTCCGCTTCAACGGGCGGCTCTACGGCGTGCCCTGGATCAACGACACCAAGTTCCTCTTCTACAACAAGCAGATGCTGGCTCAGGCCGGCATCCAGCAGCCGCCCAAGACGTGGGAGGAGCTGCTGGCCGACGCCCGGCTGCTGAAGCAGAAGGGCATCGTCCAGTACCCCATCGCCTGGAGCTGGGCGCAGGCGGAGGCCGTCATCTGCGACTTCGGGCAGCTCATGTTCTCCGAGGGCGGCCACTTCCTGGACGAGAAGAACCAGCCCGCCTTCCAGACGGACGGGGGGCTCCAGGCGCTCCAGTTCATGGTGCAGACGCTGAAGGACGGCCTGAGCAACCCGCACTCCATCTCCTACCTGGAGGATGACGTGCGCCAGGTCTTCTCCCAGGGCCAGGCGGCCTTCGCGCTCAACTGGACCTACATGTACGCCCTGGCCAACGATCCGAAGCAGTCCAAGGTGGCGGGGCAGGTGGGCGTGGTGCCGACGCCCGCCTTCAGCGGCAAGCCGGCGGTGGGGATCAACGGCGGCATGGGCCTGGCCATCACCAAGTCCTCCGCCCATCCCGACCTGGCCTGGCAGCTGATCGAGACCATGTCCAGCGAGCCGGTGGAGAACAAGTACGCCGCGCTCTCGCTGCCCATCTGGAAGGACTCCTACCAGCAGCAGAGCGTCATCGCCACCGGCCCCGAGCTGGTCCAGGCGGCGGAGAGCCAGTTCGCCCGGATGGAGAGCCGGCCCAACGTGCCCTGGTACAACCAGATGTCCACCGAACTCCAGAAGGACATCCAGTCGGCGCTCTTGATGCAGGCGACGCCCCAGCAGGCGCTCCAGCGCGCCGCCGACTTCACGCGCCAGCTGGCGCAGCAGCAGTAG
- a CDS encoding carbohydrate ABC transporter permease: MRKLLAPLLTYLAAAAVAVWILAPFAWLLISSLSPNVDLLSRPLHWIPRHLDFSRYVTIFTSSDPVSSGYTFRRALVNSSVVAFLSTLLSMAVGILAAYAFARLRFRGKGSLRLLFLATYMLPPIALVVAMYFILGQLHLRDTVWGLALVYSSFITPYVIWLMSGYFEAIPAEIEEASLVDGCTRLGSLVRVLLPLAVPGLVTTAIFSVLLAWDEFLYALIMTSSVAAKTLPVAIAEFSGQYMVDYGMMTAGGVLAAIPPVLISFLLQRYIISGLLTGAVKG, from the coding sequence CTGCGCAAGCTTCTCGCGCCGCTCTTGACCTACCTGGCCGCCGCCGCCGTGGCGGTCTGGATCCTGGCGCCGTTCGCCTGGCTCCTCATCTCCAGCCTCTCGCCCAACGTCGACCTGCTCTCGCGGCCGCTCCACTGGATCCCGCGCCACCTGGACTTCTCGCGCTACGTCACCATCTTCACCTCCAGCGACCCGGTCTCCAGCGGGTACACCTTCCGCCGCGCGCTGGTCAACAGCTCGGTGGTGGCCTTCCTCTCCACGCTCCTCTCCATGGCGGTGGGCATCCTGGCCGCCTACGCCTTCGCCCGCCTCCGCTTCCGCGGCAAGGGGAGCCTGCGCCTGCTCTTCCTCGCCACGTACATGCTGCCGCCCATCGCGCTGGTGGTCGCCATGTACTTCATCCTCGGCCAGCTCCATCTGCGCGACACGGTCTGGGGGCTGGCGCTGGTCTACTCCTCGTTCATCACGCCCTACGTCATCTGGCTGATGAGCGGCTACTTCGAGGCGATCCCGGCGGAGATCGAGGAAGCCAGCCTGGTGGACGGCTGCACGCGGCTCGGCTCGCTGGTGCGCGTCCTTCTCCCGCTGGCGGTGCCCGGCCTGGTGACCACGGCCATCTTCTCCGTCCTGCTGGCCTGGGACGAGTTCCTCTACGCGCTCATCATGACCTCGAGCGTGGCCGCCAAGACGCTCCCGGTGGCCATCGCCGAGTTCAGCGGCCAGTACATGGTGGACTACGGCATGATGACGGCGGGCGGCGTGCTCGCCGCCATCCCGCCGGTGCTCATCTCCTTCCTGCTGCAGCGCTACATCATCTCCGGCCTGCTGACGGGCGCGGTCAAGGGCTAG
- a CDS encoding sugar ABC transporter permease, which produces MSLHEWNLTMPRHPFVGLANYAQILATPSFWQAIGRTLYFTLVSTGLELLLGLAIALLLNRPFRGRGLLRALVLLPWALPTVVNGIMWRWIDNPDYGALNALLTQAGLLHAYRNWLGSPWSALNMVILADVWKMTPLAALLLLAGLQTIPRELYESAAIDGAGGWRQFLGITLPLLRTSILIVLVARTIEAFKVFDIIYIMTRGGPGDGTMTIAYYAYTQAFSSLLFGKGAAISYLIALFILLLSVGYVRLLRPAQ; this is translated from the coding sequence ATGAGTCTCCACGAGTGGAACCTGACGATGCCCCGGCACCCCTTCGTGGGGCTGGCCAACTACGCGCAGATCCTGGCCACGCCCTCCTTCTGGCAGGCCATCGGGCGGACGCTCTACTTCACCCTGGTCTCCACCGGGCTGGAGCTGCTGCTGGGGCTGGCCATCGCGCTCCTGCTCAACCGCCCCTTCCGCGGGCGGGGCCTCCTGCGCGCCCTGGTGCTGCTGCCCTGGGCGCTGCCCACGGTGGTCAACGGCATCATGTGGCGCTGGATCGACAACCCCGACTACGGCGCGCTCAACGCGCTCCTCACCCAGGCGGGCCTCCTCCACGCCTATCGGAACTGGCTGGGCAGCCCCTGGTCGGCGCTGAACATGGTCATCCTGGCCGACGTCTGGAAGATGACGCCGCTGGCGGCGCTCCTCCTCCTGGCCGGCCTCCAGACCATCCCGCGTGAGCTCTATGAGAGCGCCGCCATCGACGGCGCGGGCGGCTGGCGGCAGTTCCTCGGCATCACGCTGCCGCTTTTGCGCACCAGCATCCTGATTGTCCTGGTGGCCAGGACCATCGAGGCCTTCAAGGTCTTCGACATCATCTACATCATGACCCGGGGAGGCCCGGGCGACGGGACCATGACCATCGCCTACTACGCCTACACCCAGGCCTTCTCGAGCCTGCTCTTCGGCAAGGGCGCGGCCATCTCGTACCTGATCGCGCTCTTCATCCTGCTGCTCTCGGTGGGCTACGTACGCCTGCTGCGGCCCGCCCAGTGA